A stretch of DNA from Scomber scombrus chromosome 9, fScoSco1.1, whole genome shotgun sequence:
GGGGTAAATAACAGCGGGGGCATTGTCGTTCTGGTCCAGGATAAAAACATGGACAGTAGCGTTGCTGCTGAGAGACGGAGAGCCCTGGTCCTTTGCCTGAACCTGAATCTGAAACACCTTCAGTTTCTCATAGTCAAACGAGTGCATGCTGTAGATGCTGCCGTTATCTGAGTTAATGTAAACATaagaggagacagaaacatcCTGCACTTTAGAGTCCAGTATAGAGTAAGAGATTTTAGCGTTGTCACCAAAATCCAAATCAGATGCTGATACTGAGTACAGTATAGAGCCTGGTACCCCATTCtcttttaaatacacattataGGAGGGCTGAGTGAATACAGGAGGGTTATCATTCACGTCAGAGATGCTGACAGGTATAATTTTCTTactggacagaggaggagagcctGAATCAGTGGCTGTTATCTCAATATTATACTCTGAGAACCTCTCCCGGTCTAAATGACCACTGGTAACCAGTGCGTAATTATCAGAAAAAGAGGGTTTCAGATTAAAAGGAGAACCCTTGGGGAGCTGTAATGTCACTTTACCGTTATCACCGGAGTCAAGGTCTCGTGCACTAATTAAAGCTACTACAGTACCACTTGGTGCATCCTCGGGCACAGAGTTTGGTTGGGAGGTTAGAAATATATTTGGAGCATTATCGTTAACATCTAACACTTCAATATGGACAGTGCAATGCCCTTCCATTCTTGGAGTTCCTTTGTCTCTTGCGGAAATGTCAATTTCATAATTTGCGTTTGTTTCGAAATCGAATTTCCCAATAAGACGCATTTCTCCAGTTAATGAATCAATATCAAACACAGATAAGACCATATCTGGTGTGTGCGTTCCAAATGAATACTCAACTTCTGCATTCGGACCATCATCAATATCTTTTGCGGTCAGTTTTATAATTGATGCCCCTTGTACACTTTCTTCGCTTATGGAAACTTTATAAACAATTTTCTCAAATACAGGAAAATTGTCGTTATTATCAAGCACATGTATGGCTATCTGAGAGGTCCCACATTTAACCGGATTCCCCCCATCCAGAGCTGTCAGCTGCAGCTGATGTCTAGCCTTTTTCTCCCTGTCGAGAGATTTAGACAAGACTAGCTCTGGCACTTTCCTCCCACCGGTCACATCTTTTAtctttaaactaaaaaaatcatctttactCAAAGTATAAGACCTTACTGAATTCACTCCAACATCTAGATCTTGTGCAGTCTCTAATGGAAAACGTGCCCCTACAGCTGTCGATTCTGCTATTTGTAATGTGATATCTTGCGAAGGGAATCTTGGAGAATTATCATTAATATCTTGTATTTCTACCTCAACCCGATACAGTTGTAGCGGGTTATCAATGACAACTTGTAGAGTCAATACACAGCTGGTGCTTTGTCCACACAAAGCCTCTCTGTCTATTCTGTCATTCACCACCAGCTCGCCCTTCCCCGCATCCACACTGAAATGCTGCTTACCAGCCTCAGAGACGACACGCAGTTTACGGTCAAAAATCTCTGATAGTCCCAAACCCAGATCTTTGGCTAGATTTCCTACCACAGATCCCTGTTTTAGTTCCTCTGGGATGCTGTATCGAGTCTGTCCGTCTATTGTAGTCcacaagagaaagaaatgatgcCACCAAAGCGCCTGCCATCTCCAGACTTGGTATCCCATTATCTTTGTCATCTTTGGTCCGATAGAATTATTTCACATTAAGGTAATTGAAACGCAGATTATTAGCATCCATTGCCACAAAACGGTAACCCGAAACAAAGTTCCAAAGTCGCTTCATAGTAAATAATTATTATCCTTTTTTAATTCCGATAAGAGCATCACTCCCTCTCTTCCAGCTCCTTGCAATGTGAGCGTTTACGCTGCTGAAGCTGAATGGGGGAGGGAGTAGATCTCTTTGTACAATTCTACGTTTCATTGGTGCACAACATCCATCTCCACTATCCAATAAGAAGGGGGGTGAGCAGTACTTTTAAAGAAACAGCCGCCCTATTCTGTTTCAAGGCAATGACAGAATATGAAGGGAATTATAGGATGGCAGCAGTTGAACGCCACTATTAAAGTCaatttgaatgaaatgaaacatgatcataaaaacataaatacagtcTGTTATGGTTATTCAGACTCTCTAAACCAGTATTCTGAGATTTGAAATAGAAAAAGtaataacaaaacatttcaaataatgtTCCGATAACATACCtatattacaaataaataaatgctataAACAACATCGTAGTTTGTTCACAAAGAGTAAGCAACTGCTATTGTGGATTTTGATTGGTGAATGAGAGCAGTTTAGCCCGTGTAATAAGGTTTCGCTGTCCAGCTCTGTGGTGCTGAAATAAAATGGCATTAATTCAGTACAGCATTCCAAACACCTAAGAAATATGACTGTAGCACTCAAACAGAGGTGAACCTAAACTTTATTACCTAAAACCTAAACTTTGATACTATTTAGTCTTTTGTAGAAGGAGCAAGACGTGGACAACATAGCTATGTAATAATCGAGGAAGACAATTAGATGAAAATTGGGACTAAGTGCTagaatttacagtattttattttatttatacacgCGACGAAACAATATAGTTCCACGTGATAATaactatgaacagtatgtattAGGACAGGACTTAATATAACCAGCGTACGAAAACACTGTCATTTAGCTCAAAGTAACGGACATTTaaacaataaagatatttgTTAAGGGAGTGTGTATTGTATCTTTAAACACCACCTTATGAGAAGACAGatcaataaatggtttataacaatGAAATGCAACAATATAAAATTACATAGAAGGTTTATCATTGTTATCTGCTCACCTGCTGGCTCTCAAAGGTCCAGGTGCTGTCAGGTAAAGAAGCATCAAGAACACTGATCACCTCCTTAAAGTCAGTGGTGCTGCTGGGCTTAATCAAAGTGAAATCACTGTACTCTGACATTGGAGACATACAGGACCTGAAGGACTGACTCTGAGACAGCATGTCTCCTCCCAGGACCTCCACGTACTTTATAGGCCCATCAGTGTTGAGCTGAATCTGCAGGTTTCTGTTGGGGTTCTTGTAATTATCACAGTCGCTCCGTGTCATGCAGCAACTACCgctgcttctgctgctcctGATGCATTTAACCGCTAAGATGAGAAAAGTCACCAGAGACAGCACGGACACCGAGGCCAGAGAGAGAATCAAATAAAGGGTGATTCTCCCGGTTTTCTTGCTCGGCTCCATCGTTTTCTGTCGGAGGTCCAAGATGGGCTCATGGAGGCCGTCCTCCAGCAGAATGGACACCGTGACTGTGGCGGACTGAACCGGTTCCCCGTCGTCCTTGACCTCTATAAGCAACTTCTGAGAGGAGTCGTCCTGCTCGGACACAGCGCGTTTAGTCCTCACCTCCCCTGTGTACTGATTAACTGTGAACAGAGAGGCGTCTGTGGCATCCGCCAGTTTGTAGGAGATCCAGGCGTTATGGCCCGAGTCAGCGTCCACGGCCGTCACCTTAGTAACCAGGTGACCCGGTTTAGCGGAGCGGGGCATCCTCTGATGAGAGAGGGAGCCCAGGGCAGCAGAGGAGGGGTAAATAACAGCGGGGGCATTGTCGTTCTGGTCCAGGATAAAAACATGGACAGTAGCGTTGCTGCTGAGAGACGGAGAGCCCTGGTCCTTTGCCTGAACCTGAATCTGAAACACCTTCAGTTTCTCATAGTCAAACGAGTGCATGCTGTAGATGCTGCCGTTATCTGAGTTAATGTAAACATaagaggagacagaaacatcCTGCACTTTAGAGTCCAGTATAGAGTAAGAGATTTTAGCGTTTTCACCAAAATCCAGGTCAGATGCTGATACTGAGTACAGTATAGAGCCTGGTACCCCATTCTCTTTTAGATACACATTATAGGAGGGCTGAGTGAATACAGGAGGGTTATCATTCACATCAGAGATGCTGACAGGTATAATTTTCTTactggacagaggaggagagcctGAATCAGTGGCTGTTATCTCAATATTATACTCCGAGAAAGTCTCTCGGTCTAAACGACCACTGGTAACTAGCGCgtaattattagaaaatgaggGTTTTAGAGTGAAAGAAGAACCTTTTGGTAGTCTTAATGTCACTTTGCTATTATTACCAGAGTCAGCGTCACGCGCGTTGAGCAAAGCCACTACTGTGCCACTTGGTGCGTCTTCGCGCACTGGCTTCGGTTCAGACGTGAGGATAATTTCTGGAGTATTATCATTAACATCAACAACATCTATCTGTACACGACAGTGACTCTCCATCACTGGAACCCCCTTGTCTTTAGCagttatttctattttatagGACGAGGCTCTTTCATAATCTAAATCTCCTTTCAAATATATTTCTCCTGTTAATGAATTTATCTCAAACACTGAGGAGACGGAATCTGGTGTTCTGGGGCCAAAAGAAAATTCAACTTCTCCGTTTGGTCCCTCGTCAGCATCAGTTGCTGCAATTTTGATAACAAAGCTGTCTTTTGCAATATTCTCCTCTACGGAAACTTTATATGTATTCTTGTCAAATACTGGGAAATTGTCGTTGTTATCAAGTACTGTAATTGTTATCTGCGAGGTACCAGACATGACTGGATGTCCCCCGTCTAATGCAGTCAGTAGTAGCCGATGAACGGCTTTCTTCTCCCGGTCAAGAGGTTTCTCTAACACTAACTCCGGGACCGTTTTGCCATCTTCAACCTCTTTCATTTTCAACGTAAAACAGTCGTTTTTAGTCAAAGTGTAGGATTTTAGTGAATTACTTCCAACGTCTGAATCTTCTGCACTTTCTAAAAGAAAACGAGTCCCGACTGCTGCAGATTCAGCAATTTTCAAAGACATTTCTTTTGTATGAAACCTGGGTGAATTATCATTTATATCTTTTATTTCTACCTCGATCCGATGTAAACTTAGAGGGTTTTCTAGAACAACCTGCAATGGCAGCAAACAGCTGGCACTTTGACCGCATAACGCCTCTCTGTCTATTCTGTCATTCACCACCAGCTCGCCCTTCCCCGCATCCACACTGAAATACTGCTCACCAGCCTCAGAGGCGACACGCAGCTCACGGTCAAATATGTCTGGCAGTCCCAAACCCAGATCTTTGGCAAGATTTCCTACCACAGATCCCTGTTTTAGTTCTTCAGGGATGCTATATCGAGTCTGTCCGTGTATTGTACTCcacaagagaaagaaatgatgcCACCAAAGCGCCTGCCATCTCCAGTCTCGGTAACCCATTCTCTTTGTCATCCCCGATCTGTTACAATTTGTTATTTCCCATCGAGAAAATCGAAAGTAATATCCAGTTCCATGGAGAATTAGCTATTcccataaaaacaaatgatgcaCGTTTTTTCATGTCTGAACCTTAAATCAAAAATGAGTATACAAGTCGGTGTGTATGACTGCATCGCCCATCGTCCTCCAGCTCTATGCATTGTTACGGTGGTGAGGATGCAAGGAGGAGGGGGTAGATCTCTTTGTACAGTTCTGCATGTGATTGGTGCGCATCATCCATCACTGGCATCCAATAGGAATAAAGCTCAGTGGTGCTTTTAAAGACACAGCTGCGCCTGTAATAATCTGTTAATGCAGTATTGTGTTTGACATGTGTAAGATACATCTTATTCTTCTGCTTTTCAAATTGTGCTGCAAAAATATTGTCCCAATGTCATAATCAAAGAAAATGTGCTTagccaaaataaataatattcacCAATTTAACGGAATTAAACAAGTACAAAACTCAATCTCCACGAACAAGGCTGTTTGAAGGGTTATAGTTGCTTTTAGGACTGAAATCACCTATATTAGGTATTAAAACAGAAGATGATCAAAGAAAAACCTTTGACATAACCACAAAGAGCACAGGACCGGTTATTTTTGCCTAATTTAGCCAAAATGCTTTTGAAGAG
This window harbors:
- the LOC133986055 gene encoding protocadherin gamma-C5-like produces the protein MTKIMGYQVWRWQALWWHHFFLLWTTIDGQTRYSIPEELKQGSVVGNLAKDLGLGLSEIFDRKLRVVSEAGKQHFSVDAGKGELVVNDRIDREALCGQSTSCVLTLQVVIDNPLQLYRVEVEIQDINDNSPRFPSQDITLQIAESTAVGARFPLETAQDLDVGVNSVRSYTLSKDDFFSLKIKDVTGGRKVPELVLSKSLDREKKARHQLQLTALDGGNPVKCGTSQIAIHVLDNNDNFPVFEKIVYKVSISEESVQGASIIKLTAKDIDDGPNAEVEYSFGTHTPDMVLSVFDIDSLTGEMRLIGKFDFETNANYEIDISARDKGTPRMEGHCTVHIEVLDVNDNAPNIFLTSQPNSVPEDAPSGTVVALISARDLDSGDNGKVTLQLPKGSPFNLKPSFSDNYALVTSGHLDRERFSEYNIEITATDSGSPPLSSKKIIPVSISDVNDNPPVFTQPSYNVYLKENGVPGSILYSVSASDLDFGDNAKISYSILDSKVQDVSVSSYVYINSDNGSIYSMHSFDYEKLKVFQIQVQAKDQGSPSLSSNATVHVFILDQNDNAPAVIYPSSAALGSLSHQRIPRSAKPGHLVTKVTAVDADSGHNAWISYKLADATDASLFTVNQYTGEVRTKRAVSEQDDSSQRLLIEVKDDGEPVQSATVTVSILLEDGLHEPILDLRQKTMEPSKKTGRITLYLILSLASVSVLSLVTFLILAVKCIRSSRSSGSCCMTRSDCDDYKNPNRNLQIQLNTDGPIKYVEVLGGDMLSQSQSFRSCMSPMSEYSDFTLIKPSSTTDFKEVISVLDASLPDSTWTFESQQVSR
- the LOC133986039 gene encoding protocadherin gamma-C5-like, translated to MTKRMGYRDWRWQALWWHHFFLLWSTIHGQTRYSIPEELKQGSVVGNLAKDLGLGLPDIFDRELRVASEAGEQYFSVDAGKGELVVNDRIDREALCGQSASCLLPLQVVLENPLSLHRIEVEIKDINDNSPRFHTKEMSLKIAESAAVGTRFLLESAEDSDVGSNSLKSYTLTKNDCFTLKMKEVEDGKTVPELVLEKPLDREKKAVHRLLLTALDGGHPVMSGTSQITITVLDNNDNFPVFDKNTYKVSVEENIAKDSFVIKIAATDADEGPNGEVEFSFGPRTPDSVSSVFEINSLTGEIYLKGDLDYERASSYKIEITAKDKGVPVMESHCRVQIDVVDVNDNTPEIILTSEPKPVREDAPSGTVVALLNARDADSGNNSKVTLRLPKGSSFTLKPSFSNNYALVTSGRLDRETFSEYNIEITATDSGSPPLSSKKIIPVSISDVNDNPPVFTQPSYNVYLKENGVPGSILYSVSASDLDFGENAKISYSILDSKVQDVSVSSYVYINSDNGSIYSMHSFDYEKLKVFQIQVQAKDQGSPSLSSNATVHVFILDQNDNAPAVIYPSSAALGSLSHQRMPRSAKPGHLVTKVTAVDADSGHNAWISYKLADATDASLFTVNQYTGEVRTKRAVSEQDDSSQKLLIEVKDDGEPVQSATVTVSILLEDGLHEPILDLRQKTMEPSKKTGRITLYLILSLASVSVLSLVTFLILAVKCIRSSRSSGSCCMTRSDCDNYKNPNRNLQIQLNTDGPIKYVEVLGGDMLSQSQSFRSCMSPMSEYSDFTLIKPSSTTDFKEVISVLDASLPDSTWTFESQQVSR